The following proteins are encoded in a genomic region of Pagrus major chromosome 16, Pma_NU_1.0:
- the LOC141010199 gene encoding serine/threonine-protein kinase PAK 2-like: MCDSGVCEDKPPAPPVRMSSQGGGPKDSQSANHSSRPLPSVPEERKSRNKIISMFASEKGGRKKDRDKDRPEISSPSDFEHTIHVGFDAVTGEFTGMPEQWARLLQTSNISKSEQKQNPQAVLDILKFYDSTSGKQKYLSLSASDKDSQSSGKQGTATSTTGGKGGDDDDDDDTPPPIVAPRPEHTKSVYTRSVIDPIPAPDGDAASKAADRQKKKGGKMTDEEIMDKLRTIVSIGDPKKKYTRYEKIGQGASGTVYTAIDVSTGQEVAIKQINLQKQPKKELIINEILVMKELKNPNIVNFVDSFLVGDELFVVMEYLAGGSLTDVVTETCMDEAQIAAVCREVLQALEFLHANQVIHRDIKSDNVLLGMDGSVKLTDFGFCAQITPEQSKRSTMVGTPYWMAPEVVTRKAYGPKVDIWSLGIMAIEMVEGEPPYLNENPLRALYLIATNGTPELQSPEKLSPVFRSFLSRCLEMDVEKRGSGRELLQHPFLKVAKPLSSLTPLILAAKDAMRSNR; the protein is encoded by the exons atgtgtgacAGCGGAGTGTGTGAGGACAAGCCCCCCGCCCCCCCTGTCAGGATGAGCAGCCAAGGAGGAGGACCAAAGGACTCacagtcagccaatcacagctctcGGCCACTGCCGTCTGTACCGGAGGAGAGGAAGTCCAGAAACAAGATCATCTCAATGTTTGCCTCAGAGAAAG GAGGCAGGAAGAAGGACCGGGACAAGGACAGGCCTGAGATCTCCTCCCCGTCTGACTTCGAACACACCATCCATGTGGGCTTTGATGCTGTCACTGGAGAGTTCACT GGCATGCCGGAGCAGTGGGCCCGTCTCCTTCAAACCTCCAACATCAGCaaatcagaacagaaacagaatccTCAGGCCGTCCTCGACATCCTCAAGTTCTACGACTCCACCAGTGGAAAACAGAAATACCTCAGTCTTTCCGCGTCAG ATAAAGACTCACAGTCG TCAGGCAAGCAGGGTACAGCAACCTCGACAACAGGTGGCAAGGGTGGagacgacgatgatgatgacgataCACCACCTCCAATCGTGGCACCGCGGCCAGAACACACAAAATCA GTGTACACGAGGTCGGTGATAGACCCAATCCCAGCTCCAGATGGAGACGCTGCCTCTAAGGCAGCcgacagacagaagaagaagggaggCAAGATGACCGATGAGGAGATCATGGACAAACTCA GAACTATTGTCAGTATTGGAGATCCTAAGAAGAAATACACTCGCTATGAAAAGATCGGCCAGGG GGCCTCAGGCACAGTTTACACAGCCATAGATGTTTCCACGGGTCAAGAG GTGGCCATCAAACAGATCAACTTGCAGAAGCAGCCAAAGAAAGAGCTGATCATCAACGAGATCCTGGTCATGAAGGAGCTGAAGAACCCCAACATTGTCAACTTCGTAGATAG TTTCCTCGTAGGAGACGAGCTTTTCGTGGTGATGGAGTACCTGGCTGGTGGCTCCCTAACCGATGTCGTGACGGAGACGTGCATGGACGAGGCTCAGATCGCCGCTGTCTGCAGGGAG GTCCTCCAGGCTCTTGAGTTTCTTCATGCCAACCAGGTCATCCACAGAGACATCAAGAGTGACAACGTATTGCTGGGGATGGACGGATCTGTCAAACTTA ctgacTTCGGCTTCTGCGCCCAGATCACTCCAGAGCAGAGCAAACGCAGCACCATGGTGGGGACCCCGTACTGGATGGCTCCAGAGGTGGTGACCAGGAAAGCCTACGGACCCAAAGTGGACATTTGGTCTCTGGGGATCATGGCGATAGAGATGGTGGAGGGAGAGCCTCCATATCTCAATGAGAACCCTCTCAGG GCATTGTATTTAATCGCCACCAATGGGACTCCTGAGCTGCAGAGTCCAGAGAAGCTGTCCCCTGTCTTCAGATCCTTCCTGTCCCGCTGTCTGGAGATGGACGTGGAGAAACGAGGATCAGGCAGAGAACTGCTGCAG CATCCATTCTTGAAGGTGGCCAAGCCTCTGTCCAGCCTCACCCCGCTCATCCTGGCAGCCAAGGACGCCATGAGGAGCAACCGCTAA